In Haloplanus rubicundus, one DNA window encodes the following:
- a CDS encoding SPFH domain-containing protein — protein sequence MYDLVPLQASGFGVMIVGLFVLVLAIVTVWQMVRIVDAYDKEALTVFGEYRGLIEPGINFVPPFVSRTYPFDMRTQTMDVPRQEAITRDNSPVTADAVVYLRVMDAKKAFLEVEDYKTAVSNLAQTTLRAVIGDMELDETLNKRQEINARIRKELDEPTDEWGIRVESVEVREVNPSPEVQNAMEQQTGAERRRRATILEAQGERRSAVEKAEGDKQSNIIRAQGEKQSQILEAQGDAISTVLRAKSAESMGERAIIDKGMDTLEAIGQGESTTFVLPQELTSLVGRYGKHLTGSDVAADGQQLDSLQFDAETRELVGLDDIKEILGEIDRASEMDVEELEQQAKAVKDGASNAASAGHVEEETND from the coding sequence ATGTACGATCTGGTCCCGCTGCAGGCTTCCGGTTTCGGGGTAATGATCGTTGGCCTGTTCGTACTGGTGCTGGCGATCGTAACGGTCTGGCAGATGGTGCGGATCGTCGATGCCTACGACAAAGAGGCGCTCACCGTCTTCGGCGAGTATCGCGGCTTGATCGAACCGGGCATCAACTTCGTCCCGCCGTTCGTTTCGCGCACGTACCCGTTCGACATGCGGACACAGACGATGGACGTGCCCCGACAGGAGGCGATCACGCGGGACAACTCCCCCGTGACGGCGGATGCCGTCGTCTACCTCCGCGTGATGGATGCGAAGAAGGCGTTTCTGGAGGTCGAAGACTACAAGACGGCGGTCTCGAACCTCGCCCAGACCACGCTCCGGGCGGTCATCGGCGACATGGAACTCGACGAGACGCTGAACAAGCGCCAGGAGATCAACGCTCGCATTCGCAAGGAACTCGACGAACCGACCGACGAATGGGGGATCCGCGTCGAGTCTGTCGAGGTCCGAGAGGTCAATCCCAGTCCGGAGGTGCAGAACGCGATGGAACAGCAAACCGGCGCGGAGCGCAGACGTCGGGCGACGATCCTCGAAGCGCAGGGCGAACGCCGGAGTGCAGTCGAGAAAGCCGAGGGGGACAAGCAGTCGAACATCATTCGAGCGCAAGGGGAAAAACAGAGCCAGATCCTCGAGGCACAGGGTGACGCCATCTCGACGGTCCTGCGCGCGAAGTCCGCGGAGTCGATGGGCGAGCGTGCGATCATCGACAAAGGGATGGACACGCTCGAAGCGATCGGACAGGGGGAGTCGACGACGTTCGTCCTCCCGCAGGAACTCACCTCGCTGGTGGGGCGCTACGGCAAGCACCTCACGGGAAGCGACGTAGCGGCCGACGGACAGCAGCTAGACAGCCTCCAGTTCGATGCCGAGACGCGCGAACTCGTCGGACTCGACGACATCAAGGAGATCCTCGGCGAAATCGACCGCGCATCCGAGATGGACGTCGAAGAGCTAGAGCAACAGGCCAAGGCGGTCAAGGACGGGGCTTCGAACGCCGCGAGTGCCGGCCACGTGGAGGAGGAGACGAACGACTGA
- a CDS encoding DUF7563 family protein, whose product MPECDNCDSFVTERYVRVFAPAHLDTVRVCPRCDDLVRDGNETRTARSTR is encoded by the coding sequence ATGCCCGAGTGCGATAACTGTGATTCCTTCGTGACCGAACGGTACGTTCGTGTGTTTGCCCCGGCACATCTCGACACCGTACGGGTGTGTCCGCGCTGTGATGATTTAGTTCGGGACGGCAACGAGACGCGCACGGCGCGCTCGACGCGGTAG
- a CDS encoding SLC13 family permease, producing the protein MLVVFVLILLALVLFATERFPIDVTAILIMVLLMLLEPWTQISPREGISGFANPATITVLAMLILSTGINRTGLVQLIGRKMSAFAGTDRRKQLAATIGVTGPVSGFINNTPVVAILVPVIADLAHEGKTSPSKLLMPLSFASMLGGTLTLIGTSTNILASDIAAQLGAESPELGLHAFGMFEFTKLGVVVFAVGALYLMTVGVRLLPERIPADEDLVEEYALQEYLADVVVPANSPLIGQTVREALGDDDLDIDVLQLIRYGEQFDEPLARKEIHENDTLRLRTNRETLEYIMDAEGLTLSGGPRTEDDLHPEEEEPVLVEVVIPSGSFLVGETLASSSFRQRYDANVLAFRTRGDVVRDQFEDIRIRVGDTLLVQAPPDSLTRLVENEDFIVAHEFDEMSYRSEKIPFAVGIIAGVVALPALNIFPIVVSALAGVVAMIFTGVLKPTELYSSVEWNVIFLLAGVIPLGIALQQTGAAALLGDAVAATSVFLPPIGVLWVFYLATGLLTSVISNNASVVLMIPVAANAAQSIGANAFAFVLAVTFAASTAFMTPVGYQTNLFVYGPGGYTFSDFIRVGAPLQFVLSIVTVLGIAFFWGVRV; encoded by the coding sequence ATGCTCGTCGTCTTTGTCCTCATCCTCCTCGCTCTCGTACTCTTCGCGACCGAACGGTTTCCAATCGACGTCACCGCCATCTTGATCATGGTGCTGTTGATGCTGCTCGAACCATGGACACAGATTTCCCCGCGGGAGGGAATCTCGGGGTTCGCGAACCCGGCGACCATAACGGTCCTGGCGATGCTCATTCTGAGTACGGGTATCAACCGAACCGGCCTCGTCCAGTTGATCGGCCGGAAGATGAGTGCCTTCGCCGGGACCGACCGACGTAAGCAACTCGCCGCGACGATTGGAGTCACTGGCCCAGTCTCGGGGTTCATCAACAACACGCCGGTCGTCGCGATTCTGGTTCCCGTCATCGCCGATCTCGCACACGAAGGGAAGACCTCGCCCTCGAAGCTCCTGATGCCGCTGTCGTTCGCGTCGATGCTCGGGGGGACGCTCACACTCATCGGAACGTCGACGAACATTCTCGCGAGCGATATCGCCGCCCAACTCGGTGCGGAGTCGCCCGAGCTCGGATTACATGCGTTCGGGATGTTCGAGTTCACCAAACTCGGTGTCGTCGTCTTCGCCGTCGGTGCCCTCTATCTCATGACGGTCGGCGTTCGACTCCTTCCCGAACGAATCCCGGCTGACGAGGACCTCGTCGAGGAGTACGCGCTTCAGGAATACCTCGCGGACGTCGTCGTCCCGGCGAACTCACCACTGATCGGCCAGACCGTCCGGGAGGCGCTCGGCGACGACGATCTCGATATCGACGTGTTACAGCTGATTCGCTACGGCGAGCAGTTCGACGAACCGCTCGCTCGAAAGGAGATACACGAAAACGATACGCTCCGACTCAGGACGAACCGAGAGACGCTCGAGTACATCATGGATGCGGAAGGACTCACACTATCGGGAGGTCCGCGAACCGAGGACGACCTGCACCCGGAGGAGGAAGAACCGGTGCTCGTCGAAGTCGTCATCCCGTCCGGATCGTTTCTCGTTGGCGAAACGCTGGCGAGTTCGTCGTTTCGACAGCGCTACGACGCGAACGTGCTCGCCTTTCGAACCCGTGGAGACGTCGTCCGGGATCAGTTCGAGGACATCCGCATTCGCGTCGGCGACACGCTCTTAGTCCAAGCACCGCCCGACAGCCTCACACGACTCGTCGAGAACGAGGATTTCATCGTCGCCCACGAGTTCGACGAGATGAGCTACCGGAGCGAGAAGATACCGTTCGCAGTCGGCATCATCGCCGGCGTGGTCGCACTGCCGGCGTTGAACATCTTCCCGATCGTCGTCTCAGCACTCGCCGGCGTCGTGGCGATGATCTTCACCGGCGTCCTCAAGCCAACGGAACTCTACTCCTCCGTCGAGTGGAACGTGATATTCCTCCTCGCCGGCGTCATCCCGCTCGGTATCGCCTTACAACAGACAGGCGCTGCGGCGCTACTCGGCGATGCCGTCGCCGCGACGTCGGTGTTCCTGCCACCGATCGGCGTCCTGTGGGTCTTCTACCTCGCGACTGGACTGTTGACGAGCGTCATCAGTAACAACGCGAGCGTCGTGTTGATGATTCCAGTGGCTGCCAACGCCGCCCAATCGATCGGGGCGAACGCGTTCGCGTTCGTTCTGGCGGTCACGTTCGCCGCCTCCACGGCGTTCATGACGCCCGTCGGCTACCAGACGAATCTCTTCGTCTACGGGCCCGGGGGGTACACGTTCTCGGACTTCATTCGGGTCGGTGCCCCGTTGCAGTTCGTCCTTTCGATCGTTACCGTCCTCGGAATCGCGTTCTTCTGGGGCGTCCGTGTATGA
- a CDS encoding amphi-Trp domain-containing protein: MPEEVLFKSESDQTREEIASYLRSVADKLDRGEAITLKSGSESVTMEPPARPTFEVKAEREGPTDGPGEFSIEFELEWDENGSGEDGESGQLEIE; the protein is encoded by the coding sequence ATGCCTGAAGAAGTCCTGTTCAAATCCGAGAGCGACCAGACCCGAGAAGAAATCGCGTCGTATCTTCGTAGCGTTGCTGACAAACTCGATCGAGGAGAGGCGATCACGCTGAAATCCGGTTCCGAATCCGTGACGATGGAGCCGCCAGCCCGTCCGACGTTTGAGGTCAAAGCCGAACGCGAGGGGCCGACGGACGGTCCCGGTGAATTCAGTATCGAGTTCGAACTCGAATGGGACGAGAACGGTAGTGGAGAGGACGGTGAGAGCGGCCAGTTGGAGATCGAGTGA
- a CDS encoding CBS domain-containing protein — MIDQFVGDVMTPSVRTIPPETTACDVATLFANHDIGSAVVVEPETSEYIGIVTKTDIMQQVAAGVDINSVRVTAFLSTPLVTIASTEDIHTAATLMKEHSIQRLPVTDDGELVGILTTTDLTHYIPRLRNAILRGRDDLAAQ, encoded by the coding sequence ATGATTGACCAGTTCGTCGGTGATGTGATGACACCGTCAGTTCGAACGATTCCGCCAGAGACGACGGCCTGTGATGTTGCGACATTATTCGCGAATCACGATATCGGATCGGCAGTCGTAGTCGAACCGGAGACGAGCGAGTACATCGGAATCGTAACTAAAACCGATATCATGCAGCAGGTTGCAGCGGGGGTTGATATCAACTCCGTTCGTGTGACTGCGTTTCTGAGTACGCCACTCGTCACGATCGCCAGCACGGAAGACATCCACACCGCTGCCACTCTGATGAAAGAACACTCGATCCAGCGGCTCCCAGTCACCGACGATGGCGAACTCGTCGGCATCCTCACGACGACCGATCTCACCCATTATATACCTCGGCTCAGGAACGCAATCCTTCGTGGACGAGACGACCTGGCCGCTCAGTAA
- a CDS encoding DUF7344 domain-containing protein, with product MTDHSLDACLRLVADRHRRRVIHHLRHEATGATAFEDLVDQLQGHSPDSKDGPLQTREELAIQLHHVHLPTLADHGVVEFEHRSGAVRYRPDERVERVLDSLPEEVPLSNP from the coding sequence ATGACGGATCACAGTCTCGACGCGTGTCTCCGCCTCGTCGCCGACCGGCACCGACGGCGGGTCATCCACCACTTGCGCCACGAGGCTACTGGAGCCACGGCGTTCGAGGACCTCGTCGATCAATTGCAGGGTCACAGTCCGGACTCCAAGGACGGCCCACTGCAGACCCGGGAAGAACTCGCCATCCAACTACACCACGTCCACCTGCCGACGTTGGCGGACCACGGGGTCGTCGAATTCGAACACAGGAGCGGAGCAGTCCGGTACCGCCCCGACGAACGGGTCGAGAGGGTCCTCGACTCGCTCCCCGAGGAAGTGCCGCTGTCGAACCCCTGA
- the ubaA gene encoding SAMP-activating enzyme E1, translated as MSDLSLDATQLDRYSRHIIMDEVGPEGQKRLLDSSALVVGAGGLGAPVIQYLAAAGVGTVGVVDDDVVERSNLQRQVIHGDDDVGRPKVDSARDFVAALNPDVDVDTYETRLDRENAGILTDYDIVVDASDNFPTRYLVNDTCRLEGIPVSHGAIYKFEGQVTTLHPDGPCYRCLFREAPEPGTVPDCATTGVLGVLPGTVGCIQATEAVKVLLDAGDPLIGRLLFYDAMDMSFETVPYAEDPDCPVCGDDPIDSIDDIEYVDGCAIGAD; from the coding sequence ATGAGCGACCTCTCGCTAGATGCCACGCAGCTGGACCGCTACTCCCGGCACATCATCATGGACGAGGTGGGACCGGAGGGGCAGAAGCGCCTGCTCGATTCGAGCGCGCTCGTCGTCGGCGCCGGCGGCCTGGGCGCCCCCGTCATCCAGTATCTCGCCGCCGCGGGCGTGGGTACCGTCGGCGTCGTCGACGACGACGTGGTCGAGCGCTCGAACCTGCAACGGCAGGTCATCCACGGCGACGACGACGTGGGCCGGCCGAAAGTCGACAGCGCACGGGACTTCGTAGCCGCACTCAACCCCGACGTGGACGTCGACACCTACGAGACGCGGCTGGACCGGGAGAACGCCGGCATCCTCACCGACTACGACATCGTCGTCGACGCCTCCGACAACTTCCCGACGCGCTATCTCGTCAACGACACCTGTCGACTCGAGGGGATTCCCGTCTCCCACGGCGCCATCTACAAGTTCGAGGGGCAGGTGACGACGCTCCACCCCGACGGTCCCTGCTATCGGTGTCTGTTCCGCGAGGCGCCCGAACCCGGCACCGTCCCCGACTGTGCGACGACGGGCGTCCTCGGCGTCCTCCCCGGCACTGTCGGCTGTATTCAGGCCACCGAGGCCGTGAAGGTCCTCCTCGACGCCGGCGACCCTCTGATCGGTCGGCTCCTGTTCTACGACGCGATGGACATGAGCTTCGAGACGGTGCCGTACGCCGAGGACCCCGACTGCCCCGTCTGTGGCGACGACCCCATCGACTCCATCGACGACATCGAGTACGTCGACGGCTGTGCCATCGGCGCGGACTAA
- a CDS encoding zf-TFIIB domain-containing protein produces MRRHCPTCGARLVTTTSRGGIPRRTCPDCQGGGNR; encoded by the coding sequence ATGAGGCGCCACTGTCCGACCTGCGGCGCCCGTCTCGTGACGACCACCTCAAGGGGTGGCATCCCCCGTCGAACCTGTCCCGACTGTCAAGGAGGTGGGAACCGGTGA
- a CDS encoding CopG family ribbon-helix-helix protein, whose amino-acid sequence MPRMDHNPTSRVSFGIDDDVLDEFDGICDDEGVSRSERLRALVKQDVARHSDDDQDGMTLPETDRLTDAYLTLLDAAEPLHDAGLRVSREAAMNRLYSNDTPKSAVMDELIRPLKKQGFVKIDPAMSTVWITVRPPE is encoded by the coding sequence ATGCCCCGGATGGACCACAACCCGACGAGTCGCGTTTCCTTCGGGATCGACGACGACGTCCTCGACGAGTTCGACGGCATTTGCGACGACGAGGGCGTGAGTCGAAGCGAGCGGCTGCGTGCGCTCGTCAAGCAGGACGTGGCCCGTCACTCCGATGACGATCAAGACGGGATGACGCTCCCGGAGACCGACCGTCTCACCGACGCGTATCTGACGCTCCTCGATGCCGCCGAGCCGCTGCACGATGCGGGCCTCCGGGTCTCCCGTGAGGCAGCGATGAATCGGCTCTACTCGAACGACACTCCGAAGAGTGCGGTGATGGACGAACTCATCCGGCCGCTGAAGAAACAGGGCTTCGTGAAGATCGATCCAGCCATGTCGACCGTCTGGATCACCGTCCGGCCGCCCGAGTAG